In a single window of the Rhodamnia argentea isolate NSW1041297 chromosome 2, ASM2092103v1, whole genome shotgun sequence genome:
- the LOC115732237 gene encoding origin of replication complex subunit 2 translates to MEANDIDEEEEFGFSRNYFLAKESSGSSKKSTCKVSDIDVVDEQELVAAMSDIKPKHEKEIAALRDGYRSLYSQWVFELRCGLGMLFYGFGSKKALLEEFASTALTDYSVVVINGYLPSINIKQVVLGLAQVLWDLLKTKRKTPVASVSKMKEPSGSQSLDELILFLNGPWVEEKDFFMCIVVHNIDGPGLRDSDTQQCLARIAACSHTRIIASIDHVNVPLLWDKKMVDTQFNWYWHHTPTFEPYKYEGMFFPLILAHGNTTQSAKTATIVLQSLTPNAQSVFRVLAEHQMAHLNEEGMPISSLYSTCRERFLVSSQVTLNSHLTEFKDHELVKMRKNPEGEDCLHIPLPTEALEKLLKDIA, encoded by the exons ATGGAGGCCAACGACatcgacgaagaagaagagttcgGGTTCTCGAGAAATTACTTCCTCGCCAAGGAATCGAGCGGCTCGAGCAAGAAATCCACCTGCAAGGTCTCCGACATCGATGTCGTCGACGAACAG GAACTCGTGGCAGCGATGTCTGATATCAAACCTAAGCACGAAAAAGAGATTGCAGCTCTGAGAGATGGTTACAGAAGCTTGTACTCTCAGTGGGTTTTTGAGCTCAG GTGTGGACTTGGGATGTTGTTTTATGGTTTCGGATCTAAGAAAGCGTTGCTTGAAGAATTTGCTTCCACAGCATTGACCGATTATTCTGTAGTTGTCATCAATGGCTACCTTCCATCGATCAACATAAAGCAG GTCGTGCTTGGCTTGGCTCAAGTGTTGTGGGATCTTTTGAAGACAAAGCGAAAAACTCCTGTGGCAAGTGTGTCTAAAATGAAAGAACCATCCGGCTCTCAATCCTTGGATGAGCTTATTTTGTTCCTGAATGGGCCGTGGGTGGAGGAGAAGGATTTTTTCATGTGCATTGTCGTTCATAACATTGATGGGCCTGGATTAAGGGACTCAGACACTCAACAGTGCCTTGCGCGCATTGCTGCTTGTTCTCATACTCGCATCATTGCTTCCATCGACCATGTCAACGTGCCTCTGT TGTGGGACAAGAAGATGGTTGACACGCAATTCAACTGGTATTGGCATCACACTCCTACCTTCGAACCATACAAGTACGAAGGAATGTTCTTCCCATTGATTCTTGCTCATGGTAATACTACTCAAAGTGCCAAAACAGCTACGATCGTCTTGCAGAGTTTGACACCAAATGCCCAGAGTGTCTTCAGAGTACTGGCAGAACATCAAATGGCTCATCTTAATGAAGAAG GGATGCCAATTAGCAGCTTATACTCAACATGTCGAGAGCGTTTTCTGGTGAGCAGTCAGGTGACACTGAACTCACACTTGACTGAATTCAAGGACCACGAGTTGGTCAAGATGAGAAAAAATCCGGAGGGAGAGGACTGCTTGCACATCCCTCTGCCAACTGAGGCACTTGAAAAATTGCTGAAGGACATTGCATAG